GATAACATGGGTCTTAAACGGAGCTGTCGCCTGGGGGGAGGCCTGTTTTACCGTCTCCGGCGAGGTCACGTACTGGGCCTCTACTCTGCTCAATCAGTGGAAAGGCGTCAATCGGAGCCTTTATGGTGAACTGCGACCCGTCGCTCCGGAGACGTTTCAAGGGTGGGCCTGTGTGAGCATGAGCGATTGGGACTCGGGCAATGCGACTCGAGATAAGCACGGTCGGATCATGTTCGAGGTCGAAAAGTATCCTGAAGCCTGCTACGCCATCCGCGAGGCTCGCTTGAAGGGAACCGTCGGGGTCGTCTCCGGTACGATGGACATTCATGGCGTCCGGCGGCCGCTTTCTATCGAGGGCCGAGTCGAGTCGCGGGGCTCGGATTTTCGGTTGAAGGCCCGGTTCCCGACCCGTATTTCGGATTGGGGCATGACGCCCCCGCGACTGATGGCCGTCATGAATGTCAGGGACGAAGTGCAGGTCGAAATTGATGCGACCCTGCGGCCAAGTCCTTGCGGTCAGGTCCGGCACAGGCCAC
Above is a genomic segment from bacterium HR11 containing:
- the cycA_2 gene encoding Cytochrome c-552, whose product is MKWVRLAWITWVLNGAVAWGEACFTVSGEVTYWASTLLNQWKGVNRSLYGELRPVAPETFQGWACVSMSDWDSGNATRDKHGRIMFEVEKYPEACYAIREARLKGTVGVVSGTMDIHGVRRPLSIEGRVESRGSDFRLKARFPTRISDWGMTPPRLMAVMNVRDEVQVEIDATLRPSPCGQVRHRPPSPGSMEAQKAAVFEAYCSFCHMPQGQGQGYYPPVTHVATFLRHPEGRAYLARVVMYGLFGPIEVSSKKYEGFFMPAFGELMDDSMLARVLNELLFALSRASPPGASPYTAEEVRRYRTPPATPADMWHFRQRIVRELSQTSP